The Streptomyces sp. GSL17-111 region ACCGCCCCCGACGACCGCACGCCCCCGCCGGCCCCGGCCGCCGCGCACCCGCCCGCCGTGGGTCGGCCGGAGGTCCCCGAGCCGCTGCGCGCCGCGCTGCCGTCGCCGCTGACGGAGGCCCCGGACGACCGCTTCATCCGGCGCGGGCTGCGCCTGCTGCTCAAGCGGGACGACCTGCTGCACCCGGCGCTTCCGGGCAACAAGTGGCGCAAACTCGTCCCCAACCTGATGGCCGCCCGGCGTGACGGGCACAGCACGCTGCTGACGTACGGCGGTGCCTATTCCGGGCACCTGCGCGCCACGGCGGCGGCCGGACGGCTCCTGGGCCTGGCCACCGTCGGCGTCGTGCGGGGCGAGGAGCTGGCCGACCGTCCACGCAACGCCTCCCTGGCGCGCTGCGTCGCGGACGGCATGCGGCTCCACTTCGTCACCCGGGCCGACTACCGTCGCCGGGCCGATCCGGCGTACGCGGCCGAGCTGTGCGCGCTGCTCGGCCTGCCGGGCGGCGTACACGTCGTGCCGGAGGGCGGGAGCAACGCGCACGCCGTGCGGGGCTGCGCCGCACTGGGCAGGGAGCTGGCCGGGCACGCGGACGTCGCCGCCGTCGCCTGCGGGACGGGGGGCACGCTCGCGGGCCTGGCGGCGGCCGGCCCACCGGCGATCGGCGTGCCGGTGCTGCGGGGCGGGTTCCTGGAGGCCGAGGTCACGCGGCTGCAGCGCGAGGCGTTCGGCGGTCCCCGGGGCACGTGGCGGCTGGAGGAGCGCTTCCACTGCGGCGGATACGCGCGCGGCACCCCGGAGCTGGAGCGGTTCGCCGCCGACTTCGAGGACCGCCACGGGATGCCCCTGGAGCGGGTGTACGTCGCCAAGCTCCTGCTCGGGATCACCACCCTGGCCGAGGAGGGGGCCTTCGCCCCGGGCACACGGGTCGCTGTCGTCGTCACCGGCTAGTGTCTGCCTCATGATCCGTGCCGCGACGCCCGCCGACGTTCCCGTCATCCTGGAGATGATCCGTGAGCTCGCCGCGTACGAGCGCGCGACCGAGCACGCCCACGCGACCGAGGAGCAGCTCCACGAGGCCCTGTTCGGAGCGCATCCCGCGGTGTACGCCCTCATCGCTGAGACGGCCGAGACGACCGGGGCCGACGGGAGCACCAGGACGGCCGAGGGCGCTCCGGTCGGCTTCGCCCTGTGGTTCCGCAACTTCTCGACCTGGACGGGCACCCACGGGGTCTACCTGGAGGACCTGTACGTGCGCCCGGCGGCCCGGGGGGCCGGGCACGGAAGGGCGCTGCTGGCCGAGCTGGCACGGATCTGCGTGGAGCGGGGCTACCGGCGCTTCGAGTGGTGGGTGCTCGACTGGAACCGGCCCTCGATCGACTTCTACCGGTCGCTCGGTGCCGAGCCGATGGACGAGTGGACGGTGTTCCGCATGAGCGGCGAGCCCCTGCGGGCCCTGGCGGCCCGGGCGGAGGAGCCCGCCCCCCGCGCGGGGGGCGGGCCGGTAACGGGGGCCCGTGCGGAGGCACGGAGCAACGCAGCGTAATCTTCTTGGAATTGATACCGCCACACCTCTAGCCACGGACAGTGCCCATGTGTTTACGATGGGTGACGTCCCTGGTGCGGGGCGGCGCGCGGCCGTCCGTGGGACAGCATGCCACGGATCGCGATAGCGTCGCAGGCGGACCATCTGCTTCGCGCCGGCCCGGCCCCCTGGTCGCCCGGGAGGCCGGCGGAAGTTCGGGGCAGGCCAACCAGTTTGTGCCACCTTGGAGGTGAGGGTGTCCCAGATCGTAGGTGCGGACAAGGACTTCGTCGAGGTCCGGCTGCCCGCGGCGGGTGCCTATCTGTCGGTGCTGCGCACGGCCACCGCCGGTCTCGCGGCCCGCTTGGACTTCACCCTCGACGAGATCGAGGACCTGCGCATCGCCGTGGACGAGGCGTGCGCGATCCTCCTCCAGCAAGCGGTCGCGGGGTCCGTCCTCAGCTGCGTCTTCACTCTGGTGGGAGACTCACTGAGAGTGACGGTCTCGGCGCCCACGACGGACGGTCGCGCGCCCGAGCGCGACACCTTCGCCTGGACGGTGCTCTCGGCACTGGCTGGCGAAGTGGACTCGGCCGTGGCCGAGGACCGCACGGTCAGCATCAGCCTGCACAAGAAGCGCGGCGCCGGCCCCGGGGCATCGTGACCGATGCCGAAGGGCCGGCCCGGGACGAGGGGGCCGGTATGAACGACCTGGAGCACAATGCGCCGGTCGGCCGCCACGACATGGCGGCGGATACGGCGATCCCGGAGCAACAGGCCCGGCCACATCCGGCCGACCTCGGCCGGCTTCCGGAGCGGGCGCAGCGGACGGAGGCCATGGACGAGCAGCCGGAGGAGCACGCCGCGGACGTCCGGCCGGGCGGCCACGGTGCCGCCGACCACGGCACCGCCGGGCAGGGCGGCGCGGCCCGCCAGCAGGCCGCGCAGGACCGCCACGGGGCCCGGGAGCTCTTCGTCCGGCTGCGCGGTCTGCCGGAGGACTCCCCCGAGCGGGCGGAGCTGCGCAACCGCCTCGTCCGCATGCACCTGCCGCTGGTCGAGCACCTGGCGCGCCGCTTCCGCAACCGGGGCGAGCCGCTGGACGACCTGACCCAGGTCGCGACGATCGGCCTGATCAAGTCCGTGGACCGGTTCGACCCGGAGCGGGGTGTGGAGTTCTCCACCTACGCCACCCCCACCGTCGTCGGCGAGATCAAGCGGCACTTCCGGGACAAGGGCTGGGCCGTGCGCGTCCCGAGGCGGCTGCAGGAGCTCCGGCTCTCCCTGTCCTCGGCGACGGCCGAGCTCTCCCAGCAGCACGGCCGCGCGCCGACCGTGCACGAACTCGCGCAGCGCCTGTCGATCTCCGAGGAGGACGTGCTGGAGGGGCTGGAGTCGGCCAACGCCTACAGCACCCTCTCCCTCGACGTGCCGGACACCGACGACGAGTCCCCGGCCGTCGCGGACACCCTGGGCGCCGAGGACGACGCGCTGGAGGGCGTGGAGTACCGGGAGTCGCTGAAACCCCTGCTGGAACAGCTCCCGCCCCGGGAGAAGAAGATCCTTCTGCTGCGGTTCTTCGGCAACATGACGCAGTCGCAGATCGCCCAGGAGGTCGGCATCTCGCAGATGCACGTGTCCCGCCTGCTGGCGCGGACGCTGGCCCAGCTGCGGGACAAGCTCCTCGTGGAGGAGTGAGGCCCGGCCCACCCCCGCCCACCATGTGACGGGTCAGCCGCCCCGCACGGCCCCGACGCCGAGGGCGGCGGCCGCCCTCGGGTGGAACAGGCAGACCAGCCCGGCCGCGGCCGTGGCCGCGACGGCGAGCCCGGCCGGCACCCACAACCCCGAGGCCGAGGCCATCTGCCAGCCGACCGGCAGGGCGATCAGCTGGGTGAAGACGGCCGGCCCCCGGCTCCAGCGGCGCAGCAGCCAAAGGCCCCGCGCCGTGGCCAGCGGCAGCACGGCGAGGGCGAGCACGGTGACGGCACCGGTGACCGCCTGCAGGAGGCCGTCCGTGCGGTCCCCGGTCAGGGGGAGGACGAGCATGGCGATGCCCACACCGAGGACGGCGAGCCCCTCCAGCGCGACCAGTCCGGCGGCGACGGCGAGCCGCGTGGGCCGCTCGGCGGCCTTCTGCCCGTCCGGCGCGCCACTTCCGGGCACCGGCTCCCCGGTGGCGGCACGCGGGGCACGGCGCCCCCCGGCGGGCGTCTGACGCTTGTCTGCTGTGCTCACACCCGCCAGCGTAACGGCCCGCCGTTCCGGGACGCGGGGAAGCGCGGGCCGCTGCGGGTGGGCGGGAACGGCAGGGCGTATGGGCGGGAACAGCAGGGCGGGTGGGCGGGAGCAGGGAGCATTCACTCCTACTCGGTAACCTGCACCCCATGCGCGCACTTCTCGTGGTCAACCCCAAGGCAACCACCACCAGTGCGCGGACGCGGGACGTACTGGTGCACGCGCTGGCCAGCGACCTCAAGCTGGAGGTGGCGACCACCGAGCACCGGGGGCACGCCCGCGAGCTGGCCCGGCAGGCGGTCGAGGGCGGGGAGACCGAGCTGGTGATCGCCCTCGGCGGCGACGGCACGGTGAACGAGGTCGTGAACGGGCTCCTCTGCCACCACGGCCCGGACCCGGAGGGGTTGCCCCGGCTGGCCGTCGTCCCCGGTGGGTCGACGAACGTCTTCGCCCGGGCCCTGGGGCTGCCGAACGACGCCGTGGAGGCGACGGGGGCCCTGCTGGGTGCCCTGGAGAGCGGCAGCGGCAGGACGGTGGGGCTGGGTCTCGCGGCCGGGACACCGGACACGGACGACGCCGGGGTGCCGCCGCGCTGGTTCACGTTCTGCGCGGGCTTCGGCTTCGACGCCGGGGTCGTCGGCCGCGTCGAGCAGCAGCGGGAGCGGGGGAAGCGCTCGACGCACGCCCTCTACATGCGGCAGGTGCTGCGGCAGTTCGTCGGCGATCCGCATCGCCGCAGGGGCACGATCACCCTCGACCGGCCGGACGGGGAACCGGTGGCAGGTTTGGTGGCGTCCATAGTGTGCAACACGGCTCCTTGGACGTTCCTGGGGAACCGGCCGGTGTACGCGGCCCCCGAGGCGTCGTTCGACACGGCACTTGACGTGCTCGGACTCACCCGGCTGTCGCCGGTGGCGGTGACCCGTTACGGCACCCAGCTGCTGACGTCCTCGCCGGAGCGGGGCCCGCGCGGCAAGCACGCTGTGTCACTGCACGACGTGTCGGCCTTCACCTTGCATTCGCAGGTGCCGCTGCCGTTTCAGATGGACGGTGACCACCTGGGACTGCGAACGAGCATCAGCTTCACAGGTGTTCGGCGTGCACTGCGTGTGATTGCATAAGTGGAAGGGCCGAAAGTCCTTCCACTCGAACGTTTAGGCCAGCCTCCACCCACTAGAAGTACGGCTGTGAGGCAAGCGACACCAAGGAATCAAAAAAAACTTGCCGGAAGGGGTTGTATCCACCGCCGAGGTTTGCGAATCTCTTCATGGCGATCGGGACAGCGCCTCCGGCAGCCCCCGAGTCAGCCCGAACCCCCTCTTCAAAGCCGATGCGACCAGCGTCACATCTACTGGTCGACCCTTCCTTTGTCGGGGGATTCGTGAAAGCGTTCACATTCACAAGCCACGTACCAACGCGTAGGAGATGGAGCAGCCATGGACTGGCGTCACAACGCCGTTTGCCGCGAGGAAGACCCCGAGCTCTTCTTCCCCATCGGCAACACCGGTCCTGCGCTGCTGCAGATCGAGGAAGCCAAGGCCGTCTGCCGCCGCTGCCCCGTTCAGGAGCAGTGCCTGCAGTGGGCCCTGGAGTCCGGTCAGGACTCCGGCGTCTGGGGTGGCCTCAGCGAGGACGAGCGTCGCGCGATGAAGCGCCGCGCCGCCCGCAACCGCGCGCGTAAGGCGACCGCCTGACGACGCCCGGCCTGGCCACCCGCTGCCCCGAGCCGCAGCACGCAGTGCCGGCGACACACCGCTAGCATCCGCACGTCAGCCCGAGCCCCGGCTCCGACCCCACGGTCGGACCCGGGGCTCGATGCTGTGTCCGGGCCCGCCCCGCCCCTCCGGGCCGCCTGCGCCCGGGTGCCGGGTCAGCGCTGGTCGGTCGTGACCGGGAGGTCGAAGACGACGCGCGTGCCGCGCCCGGCGGCCGGGACCATCTCGAACGTGCCGCCCAACTCGCCCTCCACGAGGGTCCGGACGATCTGCAGGCCGAGGTTCCCCGAGGTGCGGACGTCGAACCCGTCCGGGAGCCCCCGGCCGTCGTCCAGCACCGTCACCAGCAGCCGCGCGTCCTCGCCCCCGGACGGCCCGGGGCCGCGCACCGCGCCCACCTCCAGCGTCCCCTGCTCGCCCGACCCGTAGCCGTGCTCCAGGGCGTTCTGCAGCACCTCGGTCAGCACCATGGACAGCGGAGTGGCGACCTCGGCGGGGAGGATGCCGAAGCGGCCCGTGCGGCGTCCCGTGACCTTGCCGGGGGCGATCTCCGCCACCATCGCGAGGACGCGGTCGGCGATCTCGTCGAAGTCGACGCGCTCGTCCAGGTTCTGCGACAGCGTCTCGTGGACGATGGCGATGGAGCCCACCCGGCGCACGGCCTCCTCCAGGGCCTCCCGCGCGCTGCTGTCCCCGGTGGCCCCGATCCGCCGCGCCTGGAGGCGCAGGAGCGCGGCCACCGTCTGCAGGTTGTTCTTCACCCGGTGGTGGATCTCACGGATCGTGGCGTCCTTGGTGATCAGCTCGCGCTCCCGGCGGCGCAGCTCCGTGACGTCGCGCAGGAGGACGAGGGAGCCGATCCGGGTGCCCTTCGGCTTGAGCGGGATCGCGCGCAGCTGCACCACGCACTCGTCGCCCTCGATCTCGGCCTCC contains the following coding sequences:
- a CDS encoding 1-aminocyclopropane-1-carboxylate deaminase/D-cysteine desulfhydrase, whose product is MGRPEVPEPLRAALPSPLTEAPDDRFIRRGLRLLLKRDDLLHPALPGNKWRKLVPNLMAARRDGHSTLLTYGGAYSGHLRATAAAGRLLGLATVGVVRGEELADRPRNASLARCVADGMRLHFVTRADYRRRADPAYAAELCALLGLPGGVHVVPEGGSNAHAVRGCAALGRELAGHADVAAVACGTGGTLAGLAAAGPPAIGVPVLRGGFLEAEVTRLQREAFGGPRGTWRLEERFHCGGYARGTPELERFAADFEDRHGMPLERVYVAKLLLGITTLAEEGAFAPGTRVAVVVTG
- a CDS encoding GNAT family N-acetyltransferase, whose translation is MIRAATPADVPVILEMIRELAAYERATEHAHATEEQLHEALFGAHPAVYALIAETAETTGADGSTRTAEGAPVGFALWFRNFSTWTGTHGVYLEDLYVRPAARGAGHGRALLAELARICVERGYRRFEWWVLDWNRPSIDFYRSLGAEPMDEWTVFRMSGEPLRALAARAEEPAPRAGGGPVTGARAEARSNAA
- a CDS encoding anti-sigma regulatory factor gives rise to the protein MSQIVGADKDFVEVRLPAAGAYLSVLRTATAGLAARLDFTLDEIEDLRIAVDEACAILLQQAVAGSVLSCVFTLVGDSLRVTVSAPTTDGRAPERDTFAWTVLSALAGEVDSAVAEDRTVSISLHKKRGAGPGAS
- a CDS encoding RNA polymerase sigma factor SigF, encoding MNDLEHNAPVGRHDMAADTAIPEQQARPHPADLGRLPERAQRTEAMDEQPEEHAADVRPGGHGAADHGTAGQGGAARQQAAQDRHGARELFVRLRGLPEDSPERAELRNRLVRMHLPLVEHLARRFRNRGEPLDDLTQVATIGLIKSVDRFDPERGVEFSTYATPTVVGEIKRHFRDKGWAVRVPRRLQELRLSLSSATAELSQQHGRAPTVHELAQRLSISEEDVLEGLESANAYSTLSLDVPDTDDESPAVADTLGAEDDALEGVEYRESLKPLLEQLPPREKKILLLRFFGNMTQSQIAQEVGISQMHVSRLLARTLAQLRDKLLVEE
- a CDS encoding diacylglycerol/lipid kinase family protein yields the protein MRALLVVNPKATTTSARTRDVLVHALASDLKLEVATTEHRGHARELARQAVEGGETELVIALGGDGTVNEVVNGLLCHHGPDPEGLPRLAVVPGGSTNVFARALGLPNDAVEATGALLGALESGSGRTVGLGLAAGTPDTDDAGVPPRWFTFCAGFGFDAGVVGRVEQQRERGKRSTHALYMRQVLRQFVGDPHRRRGTITLDRPDGEPVAGLVASIVCNTAPWTFLGNRPVYAAPEASFDTALDVLGLTRLSPVAVTRYGTQLLTSSPERGPRGKHAVSLHDVSAFTLHSQVPLPFQMDGDHLGLRTSISFTGVRRALRVIA
- a CDS encoding WhiB family transcriptional regulator, which codes for MDWRHNAVCREEDPELFFPIGNTGPALLQIEEAKAVCRRCPVQEQCLQWALESGQDSGVWGGLSEDERRAMKRRAARNRARKATA
- a CDS encoding PAS domain-containing sensor histidine kinase translates to MNDLVRQHTALGESDLEWLHLLVSEWQLLSDLSFADLVLWVPTRDGTRYVSVAQMRPNTGPTSYQDDMVGHLVPRGRRPLLDSALDEGRIVREGDPEWREEVPVRVESIPVRREGRVLGVIARNTNLLTVRTPSRLELTYLQSASDLAQMIAAGEFPFPGQQVEMDASPRVGDGLIRLDADGFVQYASPNALSAYHRLGLAADLVGLQLGETTAELAPAKGPVDESLVKLASGWAPREAEIEGDECVVQLRAIPLKPKGTRIGSLVLLRDVTELRRRERELITKDATIREIHHRVKNNLQTVAALLRLQARRIGATGDSSAREALEEAVRRVGSIAIVHETLSQNLDERVDFDEIADRVLAMVAEIAPGKVTGRRTGRFGILPAEVATPLSMVLTEVLQNALEHGYGSGEQGTLEVGAVRGPGPSGGEDARLLVTVLDDGRGLPDGFDVRTSGNLGLQIVRTLVEGELGGTFEMVPAAGRGTRVVFDLPVTTDQR